One region of Flavobacterium sp. KACC 22763 genomic DNA includes:
- a CDS encoding YebC/PmpR family DNA-binding transcriptional regulator: protein MGRAFEFRKGRKMKRWSAMAKTFTRIGKDIVMAVKEGGPNPDANSRLRAVIQNAKAANMPKDNVERAIKNASNKDTANYKEILFEGYAPHGIAILIETASDNNNRTVANIRSYFNKCNGTMGTQGSVEFMFDHTCNFRIAKDGIDAEELELELIDFGAEEVFEDEDGILIYAPFGSFGALQKELENRGLEILSSGFERIPQITKELTEAQIADVEKLIEKIEEDDDVMNVYHTMKEE, encoded by the coding sequence ATGGGAAGAGCGTTCGAATTTAGAAAAGGAAGAAAAATGAAACGTTGGTCAGCAATGGCCAAAACATTTACCAGAATTGGTAAAGATATCGTAATGGCTGTTAAAGAAGGCGGACCAAACCCAGACGCCAATTCTAGATTAAGAGCTGTTATACAAAACGCGAAAGCCGCAAACATGCCTAAAGACAATGTGGAGCGCGCTATTAAAAATGCAAGTAATAAAGATACTGCTAACTATAAAGAAATTTTGTTTGAAGGATACGCTCCTCACGGAATTGCAATCTTAATTGAAACTGCTTCTGATAACAATAATAGAACTGTAGCTAACATCCGTAGTTATTTCAACAAATGTAACGGAACAATGGGAACTCAAGGTTCTGTTGAGTTTATGTTTGACCATACTTGCAACTTCAGAATTGCAAAAGATGGTATCGATGCTGAGGAATTAGAATTAGAATTAATTGATTTTGGTGCTGAAGAGGTTTTTGAAGACGAGGACGGAATCTTAATCTATGCTCCTTTTGGAAGTTTTGGTGCTTTACAGAAAGAATTAGAAAACAGAGGTCTTGAAATCCTTTCTTCTGGTTTTGAGCGTATTCCGCAAATCACTAAAGAATTGACTGAAGCTCAAATCGCCGACGTTGAGAAATTGATCGAAAAAATAGAAGAAGATGATGACGTAATGAACGTTTATCATACCATGAAAGAAGAATAG